The following are encoded in a window of Fusarium oxysporum f. sp. lycopersici 4287 chromosome 5, whole genome shotgun sequence genomic DNA:
- a CDS encoding pyruvate decarboxylase, whose translation MKTASVNVAEYLFRRLRQLDVTSIHGVPGDFNLTLLDYIEPAGLTWVGNANELNAGYAADGYARVKGIGSLVTTFGVGELSAVNAIAGAYAERAAVVHIVGIPSRATQESRLLVHHSFGDGEYGRFAEIHRHVTVAQTRLLDVRTIPDQIDSVLQQCLLHSRPVYIEVPVDLVDAPVSAAGLSRTLRLPTDQANASTSVAVAKILHKIYSAKQPLIIVDGEVRPMRVVNEVQEIVRATGWPTWATGYSKSLVDEGLANFHGVNKGSFEASTSRDFIKQADLILCFGPHFTSTNTFLFSSIPDPQVTVLFMDTEVRLGNETIRNCPVKPLVARLLQDLDLTKINKYDPYPDLHRDSLLSFSGLPSDGVIDQKNVWRLLGNFLRPGDILMAETGTAAYGARHIHLPSHSKYFGPITWLSIGYMLPAAQGAALAQKELMGTNQWSLIDNARTVLLMGDGSFQMTAQELSTMIRHDLNVVVFLINNDGYTIERCIHGLTQGYNDVPSWRYLEAPRFFGAPEDTFTRSAKNWGELEDALGSKALHDGKGLRMVEVLMGREDAPEGPLAQYLDKQQMRVNGRI comes from the coding sequence ATGAAAACAGCCTCCGTCAACGTCGCCGAATATCTATTCAGGCGGCTGCGTCAATTGGACGTGACGTCAATCCACGGAGTGCCCGGCGATTTTAATCTTACTCTCCTTGATTATATTGAGCCTGCTGGCCTCACGTGGGTAGGCAATGCCAACGAACTGAATGCTGGTTATGCAGCCGATGGCTATGCTCGCGTCAAAGGTATCGGCTCTCTTGTGACCACCTTTGGCGTCGGAGAACTCTCAGCTGTTAACGCTATTGCTGGGGCATATGCCGAAAGGGCGGCTGTGGTTCACATTGTGGGCATTCCTTCTAGAGCCACCCAAGAGTCGAGATTGCTTGTCCATCACTCATTTGGTGATGGAGAATATGGGCGTTTTGCCGAAATCCATCGCCATGTCACTGTTGCCCAAACCAGGCTACTAGACGTCAGAACTATCCCGGACCAGATCGACTCAGTCCTCCAACAATGTCTCCTACACAGTCGACCGGTTTACATCGAGGTCCCCGTTGACCTTGTCGATGCCCCGGTATCAGCAGCTGGCCTCAGTCGCACACTGAGATTGCCAACCGACCAAGCCAACGCATCGACATCAGTTGCGGTAGCCAAGATCCTGCACAAGATTTATTCTGCAAAGCAACCTCTCATCattgttgatggtgaagtGCGGCCAATGAGAGTTGTTAACGAAGTGCAAGAAATAGTCAGAGCTACAGGCTGGCCAACATGGGCTACAGGATACTCCAAGTCTCTGGTTGATGAAGGCTTGGCAAACTTCCATGGCGTCAACAAAGGAAGCTTTGAGGCTTCTACGTCTCGCGATTTCATCAAACAGGCAGACCTAATTCTTTGCTTTGGACCTCATTTCACCTCCACTAACaccttcttgttctcaagCATTCCCGATCCGCAAGTCACGGTCTTATTTATGGACACGGAGGTCAGGCTAGGAAACGAGACGATTCGAAATTGCCCAGTCAAACCGCTCGTAGCTCGTCTCTTGCAAGACTTAGATCTTACCAAGATAAACAAGTATGATCCTTACCCTGATCTTCACAGGGACAGCCTCTTGTCCTTTTCTGGTCTTCCCTCGGATGGAGTCATTGACCAGAAGAATGTGTGGCGGTTACTGGGGAACTTTCTTCGACCAGGAGACATATTGATGGCGGAGACTGGCACAGCTGCTTACGGAGCTCGACATATTCACTTGCCGTCTCACTCCAAGTACTTCGGTCCCATAACCTGGCTCTCTATAGGATACATGCTCCCTGCTGCCCAAGGCGCTGCACTCGCCCAGAAAGAGTTGATGGGTACCAATCAGTGGTCCCTCATTGACAATGCACGCACTGTTCTACTTATGGGCGATGGTAGTTTTCAAATGACTGCTCAAGAGCTTTCGACCATGATCCGACATGATCTCAATGTTGTGGTATTCCTTATCAACAATGATGGCTACACTATTGAGAGGTGCATTCATGGACTGACGCAGGGATATAATGACGTGCCATCATGGCGTTACCTGGAGGCGCCCCGTTTCTTCGGAGCTCCTGAGGATACATTCACTCGCTCTGCGAAGAACTGGGGTGAACTTGAGGACGCACTGGGTAGTAAGGCTTTACATGATGGCAAGGGCCTGAGGATGGTAGAAGTGCTGATGGGTCGAGAGGATGCACCTGAGGGGCCACTGGCACAGTATCTAGACAAGCAACAAATGCGTGTCAATGGGAGGATCTAG
- a CDS encoding cinnamyl-alcohol dehydrogenase, which yields MSKCLVTGGTGFVGLYVIKLLLERGHRVHTTVRSLKNKSKCKPLLDLQAQFPGQLHLFEADLMKLASFTEAMKGCQVVYHVASPFLLPDQIKDGFKDCVEPALQGTKNVLESVNETESVQRVVLTSSVSATYGDNADVLKAPNQTLTELCWNESSSVNHYPYAYSKLVAEREAWKMHDLQTRWSLVVINPGLIVGPSLTPDSVSGSLHLLEAMYRGDNRMGVADLSYPVADVREVAEAHVKAGEDTSLKGRFIVSGDRAIPLLEMAGFVRPIHKNPKALPCWNLPTLMVYAAGPFIGVSKKWSSANLSTPFKVDNSRSIRELGLNYRPVEASFQAHYESWEQEQEQKQEQKQAKA from the exons ATGTCGAAATGTCTAGTTACAGGCGGCACTGGCTTCGTTGGCCTCTACGTGATCAAGCTTCTACTCGAACGAGGCCACAGAGTCCACACCACCGTCCGTTCCCTGAAAAACAAGTCCAAGTGCAAGCCGCTCCTCGATCTTCAGGCTCAATTCCCCGGCCAGCTTCACCTATTCGAAGCTGACCTGATGAAACTCGCCTCCTTCACCGAGGCCATGAAGGGCTGCCAGGTCGTTTACCATGTCGCCTCCCCCTTTCTGCTCCCGGACCAAATCAAGGATGGCTTCAAGGACTGCGTTGAGCCAGCACTCCAAGGCACCAAGAACGTTCTAGAGTCGGTAAATGAAACAGAGTCCGTTCAACGGGTCGTCCTCACCTCCTCTG TTTCTGCCACGTACGGAGACAACGCCGATGTCCTCAAAGCGCCGAACCAAACCCTTACAGAGTTGTGCTGGAACGAGAGCAGTAGCGTTAACCATTACCCATATGCCTACTCCAAGTTGGTGGCCGAGCGCGAGGCCTGGAAGATGCATGACCTCCAGACCCGCTGGTCTCTCGTGGTCATCAACCCCGGCCTGATCGTTGGTCCTTCCTTGACACCCGACTCTGTCTCTGGCAGTTTGCACTTGCTGGAGGCTATGTACCGTGGCGATAATCGCATGGGTGTTGCAGACCTGTCCTACCCGGTTGCCGACGTGCGGGAAGTCGCTGAAGCACACGTAAAGGCAGGCGAGGATACGAGCCTCAAGGGCCGTTTCATCGTGTCGGGCGATCGTGCAATTCCCCTGCTGGAGATGGCTGGTTTCGTTCGTCCGATTCATAAGAATCCCAAGGCACTGCCGTGCTGGAACCTACCTACTTTGATGGTTTACGCTGCTGGACCCTTTATTGGCGTCTCCAAGAAGTGGTCGTCTGCCAACCTCAGCACCCCTTTCAAGGTCGATAACAGTAGGAGTATCCGGGAGCTAGGGCTCAACTATCGTCCAGTTGAGGCAAGCTTCCAGGCCCATTATGAGTCCtgggagcaggagcaggagcagaaGCAGGAGCAGAAGCAGGCGAAAGCTTGA
- a CDS encoding enoyl-CoA hydratase (At least one base has a quality score < 10), producing the protein MVPTWLKNIIIPGALLQSAFALDLPKYRGLKTAQHGSVLEVTLHNPDSAINLWGVDFQDGMTDLVGRLHNDNETKVVIFKSDVPKFFCAHLDLLMPGVATVGPKFARLMYDISDLPQVTIGAVEGRARGGGNEFLLALDMRFASEPESFFGQIEVGTGLIPGGGGSQHLPRLIGCGLALEYLLSGNDINAKDAARLGWINKSFRSSKEMYKYIDGLTSRLRLFPLPAMAAIKKTVNARSRPTLQDLLTDAASFTARLSDPAVPALIGRALEVTNNLTLGDAELNLDRDLPLVYQ; encoded by the exons ATGGTTCCCACGTGGCTGAAGAATATCATCATTCCTGGAGCCCTGCTACAGAGTGCTTTTGCCCTCGATCTCCCCAAGTACCGCGGCTTGAAGACAGCTCAGCATGGCAGCGTTCTCGAGGTCACTCTCCACAACCCAGACTCAGCTATCAACCTCTGGGGTGTCGACTTCCAGGATGGCATGACCGATCTCGTTGGAAGACTTCATAATGATAACGAGACCAAGGTTGTCATCTTCAAGAGCGATGTTCCCAAGTTTTTTTGTGCCCACTTGGACCTTCTGATGCCTGGCGTTG CAACCGTTGGGCCAAAGTTTGCCAGGCTCATGTATGATATCTCCGATCTGCCCCAGGTGACCATCGGCGCCGTTGAAGGTCGCGCTCGTGGCGGCGGTAACGAGTTTCTGCTGGCCCTCGACATGCGTTTCGCCTCTGAACCCGAGTCATTCTTTGGTCAGATCGAGGTCGGCACCGGTCTCATCCCCGGCGGTGGCGGTAGTCAACATCTCCCTCGACTTATCGGCTGCGGTCTCGCGCTGGAGTATCTCCTCAGCGGAAACGATATCAACGCCAAGGATGCAGCGCGACTCGGTTGGATCAACAAGTCTTTTCGCTCGTCCAAGGAGATGTATAAGTATATCGACGGTCTCACCTCGCGCCTGCGTCTGTTTCCTCTGCCGGCCATGgctgccatcaagaagaCGGTCAACGCTCGGTCGCGCCCTACTTTGCAGGATCTGCTGACAGACGCTGCCTCTTTTACCGCTCGTTTGAGTGACCCGGCTGTCCCAGCGTTGATCGGCAGAGCCTTGGAGGTCACCAACAATCTCACTCTTGGTG